A region of the Ranitomeya imitator isolate aRanImi1 chromosome 10, aRanImi1.pri, whole genome shotgun sequence genome:
gaatataactactataatactgccccctatatacaagaatataactactataataccgctcctatgtataagaatataactactataatactgcccctatgtacaagaatataactactataatactgtcccctatgtacaagaatatagctgctataatactgcccctatgtacaagaatataactactataatactgcccctatgtacaagaatatagctactataatactgcccctatgtacaagaatataactactataatactgcccctatgtacaagaatatagctactataatactgcccctatgtacaagaatataactactataatactgcccctatgtacaagaatataactactataatactgcccctatgtacaagaatataactactataatactgcccctatgtacaagaatataactactataatactgcccctatgtacaagaatataactactataatactgcccctatgtacaagaatataactactataatactgcccctatgtacaagaatattactactataatactgcccctatgtacaagaatataactactataatactgcccctatatacaagaatataactactataatactgctcctatgtacaagaatataactactataatactgctcctatgtacaagaatataactactataatactgcccctatgtacaagaatataactagtataatactgccccctatatacaagaatataactactataatactgctcctatgtacaagaatatagctagtataatactgcccctatgtacaagaatataactactataatactgctaatatgtacaagaatatagctagtataatactgctaatatgtacaagaatatagctagtataatactgcccctatgtacaagaatataactactataatactgctcctatgtacaagaatataactactataatactgcccctatgtacaagaatatagctactataatactgcccctatgtacaagaatataactactataatactgctcctatgtacaagaatataactactataatactgcccctatgtacaagaatataactagtataatactgccccctatatacaagaatataactactataatactgcccctatatacaagaatataactactataatactgctcctatgtacaagaatataactactataatactgctcctatatacaagaatataactactataatactgcccctatatacaagaatataactactataatactgcccctatgtacaagaatatagctactataatactgcccctatgtacaagaatataactactataatactgctcctatgtacaagaatataactactataatactgcccctatgtacaagaatataactagtataatactgccccctatatacaagaatataactactataatactgcccctatatacaagaatataactactataatactgctcctatgtacaagaatataactactataatactgctcctatgtacaagaatataactactataatactgcccctatgtacaagaatataactagtataatactgccccctatatacaagaatataactactataatactgcccctatatacaagaatataactactataatactgctcctatgtacaagaatataactactataatactgctcctatatacaagaatataactactataatactgcccctatatacaagaatataactactataatactgctcctatgtacaagaatataactactataatactgctcctatgtacaagaatataactactataatactgcccctatgtacaagaatataactagtataatactgccccctatatacaagaatataactactataatactgctcctatgtacaagaatatagctagtataatactgcccctatgtacaagaatataactactataatactgctaatatgtacaagaatatagctagtataatactgctaatatgtacaagaatatagctagtataatactgcccctatgtacaagaatataactactataatactgctcctatgtacaagaatataactactataatactgcccctatgtacaagaatatagctactataatactgcccctatgtacaagaatataactactataatactgcccctatgtacaagaatataactactataatactgcccctatgtacaagaatataactactataatactgctcctatgtacaagaatataactgctataatactgcccttatctaGTAAAGTTACTTTTTATGTTCACATTTTACTCACTGGAGATGAAGAACAGGATTCCTGCAGCAAATGACCTGTTAAACCTCTGGAACGTAGAGAAATGGGCAAAGGACAAGATCCCGGCGATGATCCCAGCAAAGCAGGACAATGTGGAGAGGATCATGAAGGCTCGCGTGGCGTTCCAATACGCTACAAGAGAAACACAAGCCCTGTATTGTATGTCGGCCAGAACAGTTGAACTTCTCTGCTTCTGCCAATGAAGagatgcagtgtaaagcatggcggAGAGTAAAAGCAGCAACCTGATTTTCTGATTAGGCAGGACGTTGACATTTACTAGGATTTTAATGAATCCGACACGTTTTCTGGAGGTGTCATTTTAGAAAGTACGGTCATGGCTACCTACCGATGGTCTCCGTTTGCAAGTAACATTTTCCGGTCACACAATATCTCCACAGTCCTTGATGCGCGAACGTCCCGGACAATCGATACTGCATCCAGTAGTCCGTGGCGGTGGAAACGACTAAGAGGATGTTACCCACGCAGGCGCAGAAGAGGCCTCCACCCATGAAACTGTACATCCTGACGGCTTAAGATGTCTGAAAAGAGGACAGGTGAGATATATGGAAACCTTTATAGGACTGTCTGATAATCCAGAATATTTAATAATCCAGCACAAAAGCTCTCAACGAGACATATGACCATTATAAAAATCGGAGGATAACTGCTTTAATTTGGCAATAAAAACATTTAAGAATTGGCAAAAGTGAGGAATATCTGTAACTCTAAGTCTATTGCAAGTGTTAAAAAGTAAATCTAAGAAAAAATAGAATACATAGATAGAGAGATGagctaaaaaaaatattaaaatattcttATTTTCGTTGTTCTTAAAAAACAAtagcaaaataaataataaacaataaaaaagagcacttaattaaaaaagttataattaattttatttatttttaaatacaaCGAAAGCAAACCGTAAACTTTCAGCGTCTTATAGAAGTTGTTTTTCGATTTTACAAACGCTATTGGGTATTTTTTGCTTATTAAACGTTTCCTAAAAGATGTGAAATGATAGATAAAAACCATCGATTTGTTTGTTCAAATAAAAATCAAAACTTTCCCAGAAGAAAAGTGCAAAAAACAAACGTATAGAAACCATTTAGTGTCTCGGTAAAAGGTTCCGTAACGTTTTTTGAGGGGCCACAATTGTATCAAATATATGTTCAGCCTTTAGATTTAACGATGGCGTTTCTGTTACATATTTTAAtaattttgaaaaacaaaatttgaaaaaGATACATTGTATCGGAAACatcgtaaaaaaaaatcctaaatttttGTAACATTGTTTGCAGCCTGCTCCTACGTCAATCTTCCTCGTTTCGCTGCCGTTGGGGAACCTCTGAGGGTCTCGTGATGCAGACGTAAGTCAGGAGACCACAGATTTCTCCGGGTGTATGGGGTCCTGGACAAGCCCCTTACCTGTTTGACGTGTCCTTAGAAGAGGTGAGCAGACACCAAGTTCTCACTCCGACGCCGAGCAACGCTGAAAGGAATCACACTAGGCTGCAGTCCAAAAAAACCCATCATGCTCCCAACTGTTGTGCGTGGTTTCTGTCGACGCAGGTGAAATCTTTTTAGCTCAGGAGACCACCCTCTCTCCGGGCAGATAGAATGGGGTCAATAGATCGCCCCCCTGTTCCCTCCAGTCCGAGAGCTCGTTGGGTTCCTGATAAAGGTATGTGCTTAGCTGGCACTCTGGCACCATGAATGGATGTGATGAGGATGACAGTTTTTTCCAGAGACACAGGCCCCACGGAACAATGACGGCCAGGGTTAACCCCTTTATGGCTGACAGATGGTTTTTTTGTGTGTCAGGGTCTGCACATGATCATGCTATAAATTAGTCATGGCTTATTAAGGTGGCACATAGGATGACCTGAATCGTCACATAGATTTACCTACGTTCCGCCAATCATCTCTGCTGAAACTACGGCGCTACTTCGGGTCTAAAGACACGTTCGGTGAAGCTATTCCATATTCCAAATGTAAAGAAAAGGCAAACCCCTACTATGACTTAAAGTCGTGAACATAAATGTTGGGACCTTCTGGTAAATAAGAAAActccacaatggtcactgaaataacttgtaATTGATAAAAGTAATTTTTAATTTACTGAATATCAATGAGAATCAGACTTTGCTTTTGGattgtggttcaacagaaaaatAGAAATAACTAATAAAAATGGCCAGAGCAAAAATGATGGTTCCCTTAGCTTAATACTTTGTCGGAGGACTGTTTAGGCAGTCATTACAACGATTTCTAGAACTCTCAGTAAGACTTCTTCCCTGTCCACATTTCAGTAACTCTCAGTGAGACTTCTTCCCATCCACATTTCTGTAACTCTCGGTGTGACTTCTTCCCTGTCCACATTTCTGTAACTCTCAGTGTGACTTCTTCCCTGTCCACATTTCTGTAACTCTCGGTGTGACTTATTCCCTGTCCACATTTCTGTAACTCTCAGTGTGACTTCTTCCCTGTCCACATTTCTGTAACTCTCGGTGTGACTTCTTCCCTGTCCACATTTCTGTAACTCTCAGTAAGACTTCTTCCCCCTTCCACATTTCAGTAACTCTCAGTAAGACTTCTTCCCCCTTCCACATTTCTGTAACTCCTAGTGAGACTTCTTCCCCGTCCACCTTTCTGTAACTCTCGATAAGAATACTTCACCATCCACATTTCTGTAACTCTCAGAGTAACTTCTTCCCCATCAACATTTCTGTAACTCTCAGTGTGACTTCTTCCCCATCCACATTTCTGTATCTCTCAGCCAGACTTCTTCCCTGTCCACATTTCTGAAACTCTCGGTGTGACTTCTTCCCTGTCCAAATTTCTCTAACTCTCGGTGTGACTTCTTCCCATCCACATTTCTCTAACTCTCGGTGTGACTTCTTCCCATCCACATTTCTCTAACTCTCGGTGAGACTTCTTCCCATCCACATTTCTGTAACTCTCAGTGAGACTTCTTCCCTGTCCACATTTCTGTAACTCTCGGTGTGACTTCTTCCCATCCACATTTCTGAAACTCTCGGTGTGACTTCTTCCCTGTCAACATTTCGGTAACTCTCGGTGTGACTTCATCCCTGTCCAAATTTCTGTAACTCTCAGCCAGACTTCTTCCCCATCCACATTTCTGTAACTCTCGGTGTGACTTCTTCCCCATCCACATTTCTCTAACTCTCAGTGAGACTTCTTCCCATCCACATTTCTGTAACTCTCGGTGTGACTTCTTCCCATCCACATTTCTCTAAGTCTCAGTGAGACTTCTTCCCTGTCCACATTTCTGTAACTCTCGGTGTGACTTCTTCCCTGTCCACATTTCTGTAACTCTCAGTAAGACTTCTTCCCCCTTCCACATTTCAGTAACTCTCAGTAAGACTTCTTCCCCCTTCCACATTTCTGTAACTCCTAGTGAGACTTCTTCCCCGTCCACCTTTCTGTAACTCTCGATAAGAATACTTCACCATCCACATTTCTGTAACTCTCAGAGTAACTTCTTCCCCATCAACATTTCTGTAACTCTCAGTGTGACTTCTTCCCCATCCACATTTCTGTATCTCTCAGCCAGACTTCTTCCCTGTCCACATTTCTGAAACTCTCGGTGTGACTTCTTCCCTGTCCAAATTTCTGTAACTCTCGGCCAGACTTCTTCCCCATCCACATTTCTGTAACTCTCAGTGTGACTTCTTCCCCATCCACATTTCTCTAACTCTCAGTGAGACTTCTTCCCATCCACATTTCTGTAACTCTCAGTGTGACTTCTTCCCATCCACATTTCTCTAACTCTCAGTGAGACTTCTTCCCATCCACATTTCTCTAACTCTCGGTGTGACTTCTTCCCCATCAACATTTCTGTAACTCTCAGTGTGACTTCTTCCCATCCACATTTCTGTAACTCTCGGTGTGACTTCTTCCCATCCACATTTCTGTAACTCTCAGTGAGACTTCTTCCCATCCACATTTCTCTAACTCTCGGTGTGACTTCTTCCCATCCACATTTCTCTAACTCTCGGTGAGACTTCTTCCCATCCACATTTCTGTAACTCTCAGTGAGACTTCTTCCCTGTCCACATTTCTGTAACTCTCGGTGTGACTTCTTCCCATCCACATTTCTGAAACTCTCGGTGTGACTTCTTCCCTGTCAACATTTCGGTAACTCTCGGTGTGACTTCATCCCTGTCCAAATTGCTGTAACTCTCAGCCAGACTTCTTCCCCATCCACATTTCTGTAACTCTCGGTGTGACTTCTTCCCCATCCACATTTCTCTAACTCTCAGTGAGACTTCTTCCCATCCACATTTCTGTAACTCTCGGTGTGACTTCTTCCCATCCACATTTCTCTAACTCTCAGTGAGACTTCTTCCCTGTCCACATTTCTGTAACTCTCGGTGTGACTTCTTCCCATCCACATTTCTCTAACTCTCAGTGAGACTTCTTCCCATCCACATTTCTGTAACTCTCAGTGTGACTTCTTCCCATCCACATTTCTCTAACTCTCAGTGAGACTTCTTCCCATCCACATTTCTCTAACTCTCAGTGAGACTTCTTCCCATCCACATTTCTGTAACTCTCAGTGAGACTTCTTCCCTGTCCACATTTCTGTAACTCTCGGTGTGACTTCTTCCCATCCACATTTCTGAAACTCTCGGTGTGACTTCTTCCCTGTCAACATTTCGGTAACTCTCGGTGTGACTTCATCCCTGTCCAAATTGCTGTAACTCTCAGCCAGACTTCTTCCCCATCCACATTTCTGTAACTCTCGGTGTGACTTCTTCCCCATCCACATTTCTCTAACTCTCAGTGAGACTTCTTCCCATCCACATTTCTGTAACTCTCGGTGTGACTTCTTCCCATCCACATTTCTCTAACTCTCAGTGAGACTTCTTCCCTGTCCACATTTCTGTAACTCTCGGTGTGACTTCTTCCCATCCACATTTCTCTAACTCTCGGTGTGACTTCTTCCCATCCACATTTCTCTCTCAGTGAGACTTCTTCCCTGTCCACATTTCTGTAACTCTCGGTGTGACTTCTTCCCTGTCCACATTTCTGTAACTCTCGGTGTGACTTCTTCCCTGTCAACATTTCTGTAACTCTCGGTGTGACTTCTTCCCTGTCAACATTTCGGTAACTCTCAGTGAGACTTCTTCCCTGTCCACATTTCTGTAACTGTCAGTGAGACTTCTTCCTCTTCATTTCTGTAACTCTCGGCGAGACTTCTTCCCCTGTCCACATTCTTCTCAGTCCACATTTCTAAAACTCTGAGTGTGACTCCTTCCCCGTCCACATTTCTGTAACTCTCATTGTGACTTCTCCCTCGTCCACATTTTTGTAACTCTCGATGAGACACTCTTCCCCGTCCACATTTCTGTAACTCTCGGTGAGACTTCTTCCCCATCCACATTTCTGTAACTCTCAGTGAGACTTCTCTGTCCACATTTCTGTAACTCTCGGTGAGACTTCTTCCCCATTTCTATAACTCTCAGTGTGACTTCTTCCCCGTCCACATTTCTGTAACCCTCAGTGTGACTTCTCCCTCGTCCACATTTTTGTAGCTCTCGATGAGACTTATTCCCCGTCCACATTTCTGTAACTCTCGGTGAGACTTCTTCCCTGTCCAAATTTTCTTGACCTTGGAGTTCACCTCTAATCTCTTTGGAAGTTGTCCTGGGCTGTTACTATTCATATTATCCATCTCTTCAATTTGTCATCACTTTTCCTCCACATCCAGGGAGGTCAGCTACAGTCCCCTATACCTTAAACTTATGAATACATGCAGCTGTAGTAACAGGAGCATCAAATTGATTGGAAATGTCTTGGAgcctttacctttaacatgtttgtctataatattCTTTCTAACCTCATGAGAACTCTCCTTAGCTTTCTTTGCTCCATGTTCAGTATggtacacaccatgataccaaacagcacaatgACTACTTTTCACTCTTTAAATTTTCAGTCTGTCCAATTACAAGTctatagacacctgtgatgctaattacagGAGACTCCTTAGTGTCACATGTCACTATGGTCaaattattttcaatcttttcTAGAGGTACCATTGTTTTTCTCTAGGCCATTTTCAttaatttgtttttttaaattttgcttttGAACCAAAATGGAAAAGCAAAGTCTGATTTTCGTttgttgatattcagtaaattgaAATTACTTTTGTCcatttcaagttatttcagtgaccacagaggggtttttcttactttaacagaaggTACTGACAACTGTGTGTTTATCAAATATCTCATAACTATCCCAGATATATCAATGTTATACGACGGTCTTTCATTTATCTCACATCTAGTTCATAACTCGCATCTGTCCTATATTAATTAACCCCCCCATTCAAATAAGAATAAAGTCCTGCGAAATTTCAGGACTGGATATCAGTCGAGTTCACCACTGATCTGGCGTATTGGGCCTTCTGATGTTGTATAGGGGATATAAGATAGACTTAACATTGTGCACTTCAAATTTCAACAATATGTTGGCAGGGGAGATAAGTGGCCACCCGATGTTCTTCCTCACATCTCTGTTAAAAACAAATGAACACTCAGCCAATACTCATCTCTATCCGTTTTTATCTATCTCACATTTTGTTTCATCTTCATATTCTAGATCCATTCAATCAATTTCCCTACATCAGTTTCTCTCCAAAAAGATGGCCAATCATATCAGGGGTTTGGCGACATCCTCGGCACATCGGTGGTGGCTTCTGAGCCCCTTGTGGCCAAAGCCTAAGGAACATCAGCGTCGCAGTCACTTACTGTGGTTTGGGCAATCAATAATTTTCCGTAGGTTGAAGGCCTCTTCAGCTTTATCTAAGCCATTTGATATACTTTTAATTTCTACCATAAGCTCCCTCCTGGCAAAGTATCGAGAAGATAATTTTTTACCGCGGCTACATCACTGTTGAGCTTCATTTAAAGGAATTTTACAGGAGTAAATTActggtgccccatcctggtatagacaCCATCGACACAAGGTAAGTGAGGGCAAAGATGCTGTGTATGGGACACGTCAGGACACAAGATGTTTTAACCAATCTTGATTTATTTTTATACAAAAACTCTGGAACAAAAAACTTCATACAAGCCAACAAGAGGTCATACAATGTGGTGGGCTAGGCTCTCCCATCGTCATTTTACGAGATGTTACCTTATCTAATGACCCATCTTAAAATATAACATGGCAATGACCATGTCCATTCAGTATCAAGGCAactagacttaaaggggttgtctactactgaaCAGCCCCCTATTATAGGAAACCTATCACTAGTTTTACACCTTATAACCCCTGTTGATAAAGCGTGTAAATGGGATTCCTACAACCCCTTTACACTTTTAGAGGTGCCTCGCCAACCTCCAAAGAAGTATTTTATTCACGTTACGGTGGGCACCTCCTCAGTCCCGTCAAACACCGCCTCTTCTTTCTTGAAGAACATGGATGACATCTCCTACTGGTAGGAGTCTTGCGCCTGCACAGCTGAATCAAAGACCCGCACAGGCACAACTCGCTCCTTCGAGCATTACGAGGTTGAATTAGAAGACGTAATCTGCGTCTATCAAGAAAGAGGGACTGAGGAGGAACCAAGCATGGGTCAAAGGCAACCATTGTACTGGACGGAACAATTTGCAAGGGGCATGAATAAGACTTTTTTAGGAGATATCCATGGCATCTATTAAGGGGTTGGAAGAATCCCATTAATATTCTTTAACAGCTGATGGACAGGGTGTAAAACAGGTGACAGGTGCCTTTCAATGGATCTAGAAAGTGAATAATGATTGTCCCCTACTGGGGTGAGGAGGTGAGGAAAATAAAGATACTCCCCTCCCAGACCAGCTCTGCTCCTCCATATTCAGCGTTGTGTCCCGTTGGTCCACCGGCATCAACATTCATCAAGGGATGCCTGTTACACATCGATGCCAAAAGACCGGCATGGCAGAATTAGAGCGCTGCAGCCACTCTAAAGAAATGTGAACACTGCTGCCTATCACGTGATACCACTGCCGGTTGTTGATGCCAGTAAATCGGCAGGTGAAGCAGTACTGCACATAGAAAAGAAGACCAGACCCGGTCTGCGAAGTATAATTTTTTTCTCACCTCCCTGGGTTTAAAATAGTAGTAGAAAGCCCCTATAAAGTGTAACTGCACATTCACAAAACCTTTGACATGTAATACAGACATGACGTTTTGATCAGAAGGGGAATATTCAGAGAATGGATTTACTACAGACCTTACGACGGGCGCAATAGACAGTCTATGAATTTTTCTTCGGCCTCGGTTTTGGGCAACGCTTTAGCCCATTCATTTAACCAATTGATGGAATCtgaaaagccggattcccagagatCAAAATTCTTATTTTGTTTTGATGACAAGTGTTTTGTGAAAATGCAATGTGAAGTATATTTTCTGTTTAACTTTTGAACAACTTatgccataaaaaaacaaaaattacaaagaTTTAGTAAAAAAAACATGACACATTAGACTTTTAACAAAACAGAAGTTTGGTAACTCTTCACCAACATGTTAGGAAGCCGGGATATGTTCACCTCCCGATGGTGGCCTCATTCTACTTCGAATCTAGAAAACTTGAAAAatcatgtaaaaaaatatattcacaCAAATAACCGGTATCAGATTGTCTCAACAGAAGTCAGATCATTAAATCCAAAGAGATTTATCAACAgcaacatgtttttttttcttcaagatgtAGTCGAGAGGATGAgaattatagaaaaaatattttgttttcttcttttgtAGAATAAAAGAAAACTTTATGAGTGTTGGGTAAAATTGAGCCCCTCCAGAAAACGATAAAATAAAGAAGTTTCAACTCTTCTGTTTCCATTTGGAAAATAATGAATAAGGGCTCATATAATTTTTATAGACATTGGAATAAGTGAACCTTCTTACAAAAGGATCAAAAAAGTCAGCAGACGAGACGCCTGGTCTATAAAAACACACATTTGTGAACAGCTATGGTCTTGAAACTTGGGTCACACAACTTAGAAAACTTGGATCTTCTTCAGGAGCAGTGTCCTCCTACCTCTATCCCCAACTGGAGAAACCCATCAGAGACTTTTGCCCCTTCTTCTCAGGATTAGTGAGGGTCTCAACATCTTGACCCCCAGCGATCATACATATATAATCTATTCTGTAGACAGGTAATAAATGTTATTTAGGGTTCAGCCTCTAATAGACCTGATATCTCTAAAACTTAGATGTACTATCGAGCAAGTATTTTTCTCTTAGAGGAGAGTTGACTAACGTAAGAGGCTAGAGTAAGAATAATTACACAAGAAATAAACCCGTCTTGTCATCCAATAAAGATAAATATGGCCTTCAAATCAGTATAAAAAGATGAAGAGTGTACATTGACATTTATATTAACGATCTATGCAATAATCTTAAGAAAttatctgtagctgtagtgtcaaaaGGAAGTTTTGATAGTTGAGGGACCAGGTGCTGAGAAACCAAAGATAACTAGAACGAAGGAGCAAAAACGCTCAGCTTCGCTGATTGATCTTTGTTGATTTCTTGGAGAAGATCACAGAAAGTACATAAATCCATACACAGCATCTGCTCAAGATCGGAGAGGTCTCAGCACCCGGAACGTCAGCGATAAAAACTTAAGTTTTCTAAAACTACAAGTGCACTTAAATGTTTTTTAATTCTTCTTTGTGTCCATCAGAGGAGGATCTGATAGCACAGGTATTATTCACCCGCCATGTATTATTATGTCGAGTGGTCTATAACTGGCACTCCAGAAGTTGAATATGTGAGATCCAAGTGAACAACGGGAAACCCATACAAATAAGGATTGCAAAGTGTCCAATTACAGCCAACTAAGCTTTATTTATATAAGCCTTCTTCAAAATAGGTC
Encoded here:
- the LOC138651994 gene encoding lens fiber membrane intrinsic protein-like — translated: MYSFMGGGLFCACVGNILLVVSTATDYWMQYRLSGTFAHQGLWRYCVTGKCYLQTETIAYWNATRAFMILSTLSCFAGIIAGILSFAHFSTFQRFNRSFAAGILFFISTLFVLLAMAIYTGVTVNFLGKRFGDWRFSWSYILGWVALLMTFFAGIFYMCAYRMHECRRGTGPR